In Spinacia oleracea cultivar Varoflay chromosome 5, BTI_SOV_V1, whole genome shotgun sequence, a single window of DNA contains:
- the LOC110785130 gene encoding uncharacterized protein — MDVRVGLVVLLVVAGTLGCDARNHHLSGIAGVSKLGGLRGPGEHRGPIDVCTMCEEYTTLAVDYLSQNKTRDEIMESLHKACMQMHGLAKQCTTLVNYYAPLFFLEVSSVEPEGFCKKVDLCRNTMVSSMPEKRNKCDLCHRAVDEALEKLNDPDTELEVIQLLLKACNSVGKLTKKCKSMVFEFGPLILVDAGKFIQNVDLCSTFHACSRYNTGKQQQSVEGRIEMVTSS; from the exons ATGGACGTCAGGGTTGGGCTTGTGGTTCTCTTGGTTGTGGCCGGTACTTTGGGGTGTGATGCTAGAAATCATCATCTTTCAGGGATTGCAG GTGTGTCAAAACTTGGTGGACTGCGTGGTCCTGGTGAACATCGAGGGCCTATTGATGTCTGTACTATGTGTGAAGAGTATACCACATTGGCTGTTGATTACCTCAGCCAAAACAAGACCCGGGATGAGATTATGGAGTCTCTTCACAAGGCCTGCATGCAAATGCATGGTTTGGCGAAGCAG TGCACAACATTGGTGAATTACTACGCTCCTCTTTTCTTCTTGGAGGTTTCATCAGTTGAACCTGAAGGATTTTGTAAGAAAGTTGATCTTTGTAGAAATACTATGGTATCATCCATGCCTGAAAAGAGAAACAAGTGTGATCTTTGCCATAGAGCTGTTGACGAAGCTCTTGAAAAGTTGAATGATCCTGACACTGAG CTAGAGGTCATCCAGCTGCTACTGAAGGCATGCAACAGTGTAGGAAAGTTGACTAAGAAG TGTAAATCCATGGTTTTCGAGTTCGGACCTCTGATCCTCGTTGACGCAGGGAAGTTTATTCAGAATGTTGACCTCTGCTCCACATTCCACGCATGCAGTAGGTACAACACCGGCAAACAGCAACAGTCAGTTGAGGGAAGAATTGAAATGGTGACTTCATCTTAA
- the LOC110785109 gene encoding peroxidase 5, which produces MASLFAFLLALVLNLFNPSPSPSPSPSPSPSRSLSPSPSPSPSPSPSPSPRGEINSTAISDNLSVDFYKSSCPNVEQIVADVLRNKSQAHPGIVPGILRLYFHDCYITGCDASILLTPQRYNNHDVEMIHPANGNSLRGMKALDAAKEEVEKQCPGVLSCADLLSYAARDMVVFAGNPKYDVPAGRRDSFSTSGGLASALPTGNDTIAIQQKKFAERGLTLQDMVVLEGSHSIGRTRCQNTIAEDGSMDKMPDTAKFVDKQFEQKVKQRFCPESRHALFTSIRAPLVPDNPNNSDWGNSFYKHIIKGRTLLPFDISLAVEQTTKDMVHQYASDSALWQKMFNDAMIKLGKVNVLTGDQGEIRRKCGWINAVSTI; this is translated from the exons ATGGCATCCCTCTTTGCATTCCTCCTTGCCCTTGTTCTGAACCTTTTTAATCCATCTCCGTCTCCATCCCCGTCTCCATCCCCGTCCCCAAGTCGGTCTTTATCTCCATCTCCatctccatccccatccccatccccatccccatccccgagAGGAGAAATCAACAGCACTGCAATTAGTGACAATCTTAGTGTAGATTTCTACAAATCAAGTTGCCCAAATGTAGAGCAAATTGTTGCTGATGTTCTTCGTAATAAATCACAAGCGCATCCGGGGATTGTCCCTGGTATTCTTCGTCTTTACTTTCATGATTGCTATATTACG GGTTGTGATGCTTCAATCCTTCTAACCCCACAAAGATACAACAACCACGACGTAGAAATGATCCACCCAGCAAATGGAAACTCCTTAAGAGGCATGAAAGCCTTAGATGCAGCAAAGGAAGAGGTCGAAAAGCAATGTCCAGGCGTATTATCCTGTGCGGATCTTCTATCCTACGCAGCTCGAGATATGGTTGTTTTTGCAGGAAACCCCAAATATGATGTTCCTGCAGGACGTCGTGATTCTTTTTCAACCAGCGGTGGCCTTGCAAGTGCCCTCCCTACAGGAAATGATACCATTGctattcaacaaaaaaaattcgcAGAAAGAGGGCTTACCTTACAGGACATGGTGGTGTTAGAGGGGTCCCACTCAATAGGCCGAACCCGATGTCAGAACACAATCGCTGAAGATGGTTCAATGGATAAAATGCCTGATACTGCAAAGTTTGTAGACAAGCAGTTCGAGCAGAAGGTGAAACAGAGATTCTGTCCTGAATCTCGGCATGCATTGTTTACAAGTATAAGAGCACCTTTGGTTCCTGATAACCCTAACAATTCTGATTGGGGCAACTCATTCTATAAACACATTATCAAAGGCAGGACCTTGCTGCCTTTTGATATTTCGTTAGCTGTTGAACAGACTACTAAAGATATGGTACATCAGTATGCTTCTGACAGTGCTCTTTGGCAGAAAATGTTTAATGATGCTATGATCAAATTGGGAAAGGTTAATGTGCTTACCGGAGATCAAGGCGAAATCAGACGCAAATGTGGATGGATCAATGCAGTTTctacaatttaa
- the LOC110785131 gene encoding L-type lectin-domain containing receptor kinase VIII.1: MLTLFFSLLKNHQITTLSSTILILYLCFPTPLTATDGGDDTTEFDFGTLTLTSLKLLGDAHLNNGSVRLTRDLPVPNSGAGRVFYSHPVKFRQTGTNFPVSFTTYFSFTITNLNPSSIGGGLAFLISPDAAASGGAGGFLGLSQGSNPGFVAVEFDTLMDVEFKDINGNHVGLDLGSMVSSHVSDLDSINIDLKSGDVINTWIEYSGLTQIFSISISYSNVKPKQSLLSFSFVLDDFVGDEMFVGFSGSTQGSTETHSVDWWSFTSSFESSSPEPEPEPEPSPPSNVLPPPTPPFGTATVAVHAPPPSIAPSRSKSMVSTNGTSRSCGNELCKHNPVAVAGVVTASAFLLAILGGVLFWLFSKKTKLKLPRSSGGCSLTADIIKMPKEFSYKELKIATKGFDPGRIIGHGAFGTVYKGILAETGLVVAVKRCSHKNGGQGKNEFLSELSIIGTLRHRNLVRLQGWCHEKEEILLVYDLMPNGSLDKALFESRMVLSWAHRRKILHGVASALAYLHEECENLVVHRDVKTSNIMLDEAFNARLGDFGLARQMEHDKSPDATVAAGTMGYLAPEYLLTGRATDKTDVFSYGAVALEVASGRRPIEKEKNGIKGIGNLVEWVWGLHTEGRLLEGVDERLNGEYDEMEMRRVLFVGLACSHPDPNERPTMRCVVQMLVGETEVPIVPRTKPSMSFTTSQLLLSLQDSVSDCNAMLTLSTSSSSSERNLFLPGRGTAEAGGAADELV; the protein is encoded by the coding sequence ATGTTAACCCTATTCTTTTCTCTCCTCAAAAACCACCAAATCACCACCCTCTCATCCACCATTCTAATCCTCTACCTCTGTTTCCCAACCCCTTTAACCGCCACTGACGGCGGCGACGACACCACCGAGTTTGATTTTGGTACACTAACACTCACTAGCTTAAAACTCCTCGGCGACGCCCATTTAAACAATGGAAGCGTCCGCCTCACCCGTGATCTCCCAGTCCCTAACTCCGGCGCTGGGAGAGTATTTTACTCCCATCCGGTAAAGTTCCGGCAAACCGGGACTAATTTTCCGGTGAGCTTCACTACCTACTTCTCCTTTACCATCACAAACCTCAACCCCTCCTCCATCGGTGGCGGCCTTGCCTTCCTAATCTCCCCTGACGCCGCCGCCAGTGGTGGTGCTGGCGGGTTCCTTGGTCTTAGTCAGGGTTCGAATCCAGGGTTCGTGGCGGTTGAATTCGATACACTTATGGATGTCGAATTCAAAGACATTAATGGAAACCATGTGGGTTTAGATCTAGGGTCAATGGTATCATCTCATGTAAGTGATTTAGATTCAATTAATATTGATTTAAAGAGTGGTGATGTTATTAATACTTGGATTGAGTATTCTGGATTAACCCAGATTTTTAGTATCTCTATTTCTTACTCCAATGtaaaaccaaaacaatctttGCTTTCGTTTAGCTTTGTATTGGATGATTTTGTTGGTGACGAAATGTTTGTGGGATTCAGTGGGTCAACTCAGGGGAGCACCGAGACTCACAGTGTTGATTGGTGGAGCTTCACCTCGTCTTTCGAGTCGTCGTCGCCTGAACCTGAACCTGAACCTGAACCGTCTCCTCCTtccaatgtcctgcctccgcCAACTCCACCATTTGGAACAGCGACGGTGGCAGTCCATGCTCCTCCGCCGTCGATTGCGCCATCGCGATCGAAATCAATGGTATCAACAAATGGCACAAGCAGGTCCTGTGGTAATGAGCTGTGTAAGCATAACCCAGTTGCGGTGGCCGGGGTTGTGACAGCAAGTGCATTTTTGTTGGCTATATTAGGAGGGGTTTTATTCTGGTTATTCTCGAAAAAAACGAAGCTGAAATTACCTAGGAGTTCGGGAGGTTGTTCTTTAACTGCGGATATCATTAAAATGCCCAAAGAATTCAGCTACAAGGAGCTTAAAATCGCCACAAAAGGGTTCGATCCCGGGCGGATCATCGGACATGGCGCCTTTGGTACTGTTTACAAAGGGATATTGGCAGAAACAGGGCTTGTTGTGGCGGTTAAAAGATGTAGTCATAAAAATGGAGGGCAAGGGAAGAATGAATTCTTATCGGAGTTATCAATAATTGGAACACTTAGGCATAGGAATTTAGTTAGGCTTCAAGGATGGTGTCATGAGAAGGAAGAAATATTATTAGTGTATGATTTAATGCCTAATGGGAGCTTAGATAAAGCATTATTTGAGTCAAGAATGGTATTATCTTGGGCACATAGAAGGAAAATTTTACATGGAGTAGCATCAGCTTTAGCTTATTTACATGAAGAATGTGAGAATTTGGTAGTACATAGGGATGTGAAAACAAGTAATATTATGTTAGATGAAGCATTTAACGCTAGGTTAGGTGATTTCGGGTTAGCCCGACAAATGGAGCACGATAAGTCCCCGGACGCCACGGTGGCGGCTGGTACAATGGGGTATTTAGCCCCAGAGTATCTCCTAACAGGTCGAGCCACCGATAAAACGGATGTGTTTAGCTACGGGGCGGTGGCTCTAGAGGTGGCGAGTGGACGGAGACCAATAGAGAAAGAAAAGAATGGGATAAAAGGGATTGGGAATTTGGTAGAATGGGTGTGGGGATTGCATACAGAAGGAAGATTGTTAGAGGGTGTTGATGAAAGGTTGAATGGAGAGTATGATGAAATGGAAATGAGGAGAGTGTTGTTTGTTGGATTAGCATGTTCTCATCCTGATCCAAATGAACGGCCTACAATGAGATGTGTGGTGCAAATGTTGGTTGGTGAAACAGAAGTTCCAATTGTCCCAAGAACTAAACCTTCAATGAGTTTCACTACTTCTCAGCTTCTTTTGAGTTTGCAAGATAGTGTTTCTGATTGTAATGCTATGCTTACATTGTCAACTTCTTCCTCTTCATCGGAGCGCAACTTATTCCTACCCGGCCGTGGAACTGCCGAAGCTGGTGGTGCCGCCGATGAGCTAGTCTAA